The Pseudomonas moraviensis genome contains the following window.
CGCATCGGGAGCCCGACATGTTCCGTCCCAAGTTACTGTTCACCAGCCTTGCCGCGCTCGCCCTCGGCGCCTGCTCGCCGCAGGATCCGCAAGCGGTCACCTCGGCGGCAATCGCCAAATCGGTGATCCTGCCGACCTACACCCGCTGGGTCGAAGCCGACCGGCAACTGGCGGTCAGCGCCCTCGCCTACTGCCAGGGCAAGGAAAGCCTGGAAACCGCCCGCGCCGACTTCCTCCACGCGCAGAAAGCCTGGGCCGAGCTGCAACCGCTGCTGATCGGTCCGCTGGCCGAGGGCAATCGTTCGTGGCAAGTGCAGTTCTGGCCGGACAAGAAAAACCTCGTCGGCCGTCAGGTCGAGCAACTGGTCGTCGCCCAGCCGCAGATCGATGCCGCAGCGCTGGCCAAATCCAGCGTCGTGGTGCAAGGCCTGTCGGCTTACGAATACATCCTTTTTGACGCCAAGCCTGACGTCGCCAACGATGCGCAGAAAGCCAAGTACTGCCCGCTGTTGATCGCCATCGGCGAACGCCAGAAGCAACTGGCCGAGGAGATCCTGCAGGGCTGGAACAACACCGACGGCATGCTCGCGCAGATGAGCAAGTTCCCCAACCAGCGCTACGCCGACTCCCACGAAGCGATCGCCGATCTGCTACGCGTACAAGTCACCGCACTGGATACTCTGAAGAAAAAACTCGGTACGCCGATGGGCCGTCAGAGCAAAGGCGTGCCGCAGCCGTTCCAGGCGGATGCGTGGCGCAGCCAGTCGTCGCTGACCGCACTGGAAGCCAGCCTTGCCGCGGCCAAAACCGTTTGGGAAGGCGTCGACAACAAAGGCCTGCGCGGGCTGTTGCCAGCCGAGCAGAAACCCCTGGCGGACAAGATCGACGCCGCTTATGCCGCCTCGCTGAAGCTGTTCGACAGCACTCAGCGCTCGCTCGGCGAAATGCTCGAAGACGACGCCGGTCGCCAGCAACTCAACGACATCTACGACAGCCTCAACGTCGTCCATCGCCTGCATGAAGGCGAGCTGGCCAAGGCGCTGGGCATCCAACTGGGCTTCAATGCCAACGACGGTGACTGATGAGGGCGAGTGCCATGCTGCGACGTCAGGTTCTGACTTTAGGTAGTGCACTGCTGGGAGCAGTGACCCTGGGCGGCTGGACGCTGTTCAAACGCAAGGATCAGAGCCCGTTGCTGTTGTCGGCGCGCGATGACAGCGACGGCAAGCATTATGCCGTCGGTTATCGGCTCGACGGCACGCGGGTGTTCGCCACCCATGTCGGTCAGCGATGCCACGACATCATCAATCATCCGACGCAGCCGCTGGCGCTGTTCGTTGCGCGGCGTCCGGGTACCGAGAGTTACCTGATCGATCTGCGCGACGGCAAGTTGCTGCAGACCGTGACCTCGCAGCCGAACCGGCACTTCTACGGCCACGCCGTGGTGCACAAGGACGGCGAATACCTGTACGCCACCGAGAACGACACCACCGATCCCGGCCGTGGCCTGCTCGGCGTGTACAAGTTCGAGGGCGAGCGACTGGTGCACACGGGCGAGATCTCCACCCACGGCCTCGGCCCGCATCAAGTGTCGTGGATGCCCGATGGCGAGACGCTGGTGGTGGCCAATGGCGGGATTCGTACCGAGGCGGAAAGCCGCGTCGACATGAACCTCAACGCCATGGAGCCGAGCCTGGTGCTGATGCAGCGCGACGGCACGTTGCTGAGCAAGGAAACCCTCGCCCAGCAGATGAACAGCGTGCGCCACCTGGGCATCGCCAGCGATGGCACCATCGTCGCCGGCCAGCAATTCATGGGGCCGTCCCACGAGCGCTCGGAACTGCTGGCGATCAAACGGCCGGGGCAACCGTTCGTGGCGTTCCCGGTGGCCGAGCAACAGCTGCAGGCGATGGGGCACTACACCGCCAGCGTCGCGGTGCACAGCGATCTGCGTCTGGTCGCGTTAACGGCGCCGCGTGGCAACCGCTTCTTTATCTGGGATCTGGACAGCGGCGAACTGCGCCTCGATGCGCCGTTGCCTGATTGTGCCGGCGTCGGTGCGGTGAAGGATGGCTTTGTCGTGACCTCGGGTCAGGGCCGTTGCCGCTACTACGATTGCCGTCAGGAACAACTGCTGGCCAAGCCGCTGGAATTGCCGGCGGGGCTCTGGGATAACCATCTCCATCTGATGGCCTAGGCACCACGCGATTTGTGGCGAGGGAGCTTGCTCCCGCTGGACTGCGCAGCAGGCCCCGCTTTTGCACAAAAAGAGGAGCCGCTTTGCGCCTCAGCGGGAGCAAGCTCCCTCGCCACATGGATTCGGGTGTGCAGCACCTGTAATAACTGCCAGTTGGAATCCCCCCTGTACTCGGAGTAATGTGCCCGCCTGTCTCATGATTTATCCAAGGAACTGGACATATGCTGCGTCGCCGCATGCTGATCATGTTGGGTGTTGTTTTGCTGCTCGTCCTGGTGCTGGGCGGATACAAGGCCTTTTCGATCTACACGATGATCCAGGGCTTTTCCAAACCGAAACCACCCATCAGCGTCGCCGTGGCCACGGCCGGCGAACAGCCGTGGCAGATGCGTTTGCCCACTGTCGGTTCGCTCAAGGCGCTGCAAGGCGTTGATCTGAGCCTGGAAGTCGCCGGCACCGTCACTGAACTCAAATTCGAATCCGGGCAGAAGGTCAAGGCCGGCCAACCGTTGTTGCAACTCGACAGCGCCGTGGAAACCGCCCTGCTGGAAACCGCCCGCGCCGATCTCGGCCTGGCGCAACTGGACTTCGGCCGTGGCGCGCAACTGGTCGACAGCCGCGCGATCTCCAAAGGCGAATACGATCGCCTCTCCGCCGTGCTGCAAAAGAATAAGGCCACGGTCAATCAGCTCAATGCGTCACTGGCGAAAAAGCGCATCCTCGCACCATTCAGCGGCACCATCGGCATCCGTCAGGTCGACGTCGGCGACTACCTCGCCAGCGGCACCAAAATCGCCACGCTGCAAGACTTGAGCAGCCTCTACGCCGACTTCTACGTACCGGAACAAGCGGTGCCGAAACTCGCCATAGGCCAGCCCGTGCAGTTCACCGTTGCCGCTTACCCGGGGCAGAACTTTACCGGCAAGATCAGCGCGATCAACCCGATCGTCGAAAGCACCACGCGCAACATTCTCGTCCGCGCCACCCTGGCCAACCCCGACGGCAAGCTGCTGCCGGGGATGTTCGCCAGCCTTGAGGTGCTACTGCCCGATCCGCAGAAACACATCGTGGTGCCGGAGAGCGCGATCACCTACACCCTGTACGGCAACTCGGTGTACGTGGTCGGGCAGAAAAAAGCCGAGGACGGCAGCGTCGCCAAGGATGACAACGGCCAACCGCTGCTGATCGCCGAACGTCGTTTCGTCGAGACCGGTGAACGCCGTGATGGCCTGGTGATGATCAACAAGGGCGTGCAGAGCGGCGAACAGGTGGTGACGGCTGGCCAGATCAAACTGGACAACGGCGCCCACATCGCCATCAGCGACGACAAGACCCTCGGCGAGCAGAACAGTCCGCCTCGCGCCGACTGATCAAGGAATCCCCATGGCTTTTACCGATCCGTTCATCCGCCGCCCGGTGCTCGCCACCGTGGTCAGCCTGCTGATTGTGCTGCTGGGCTTCCAGGCCTGGAGCAAACTGCCGCTGCGCCAGTACCCGCAAATGGAAAACGCCCTGATCACGGTGACCACGGCTTATCCCGGGGCCAACGCCGAGACCATTCAGGGCTACATCACCCAACCGATGCAACAGAGCCTGGCCAGCGCCGAGGGCATCGACTACATGACCTCGGTCAGCCGGCAGAACTTCTCGGTGATCTCGATTTACGCGCGCATTGGCGCCAACACCGACCGCTTGTTCACCGAGTTGCTGGCCAAGGCCAACGAGGTCAAGAACAAGCTGCCGCAGGACGCTGAAGACCCGGTGCTGAGCAAGGAATCTGCCGACGCTTCGGCGCTGATGTACATCAGTTTCTTCAGCAAGGACCTGAGCAACCCGCAGATCACCGACTACCTGTCGCGGGTCATCCAGCCGAAACTGGCGACGCTGCCGGGCATGGCCGAAGCGGAAATCCTCGGCAATCAGGTATTCGCCATGCGCCTGTGGCTCGACCCGGTGAAGCTCGCCGGCTTCGGCCTCAGCGCCGCCGACGTCACCGCCGCGGTGCGTCAGTACAACTTCCTATCCGCCGCCGGTGAGGTGAAAGGCGAGTACACCGTCACCAGCATCAATGCCAACACCGAACTGAAATCCGCCGAAGCCTTCGCGGCGATTCCGCTCAAGGTCGACGGCGACAGCCGCGTGCTGCTGCGCGATGTCGCGCGGGTGGAAATGGGCGCGGAAAACTACGACTCGATCAGTTCGTTCGGCGGCACGCCGTCGGTGTACATCGGCATCAAGGCCACGCCGGGGGCCAACCCGCTGGACGTGATCAGGGAAGTGCGCAAGCTGATGCCCGAGCTGGAAGCGCAGCTGCCACCGAACCTGAAAAGCGAAATCGCCTACGACGCCACACTGTTCATTCAAGCCTCGATCGATGAGGTGGTGAAAACCCTGTTCGAAGCGGTACTGATCGTCATCGTCGTGGTGTTCCTGTTCCTCGGCGCATTGCGCTCGGTGGTGATCCCGGTGGTGACCATCCCGCTGTCGATGATCGGCGTGATGTTCTTCATGCAGATGATGGGTTACTCGATGAACCTGCTGACGCTGCTGGCAATGGTGCTGGCCATCGGTCTGGTGGTGGACGATGCGATCGTCGTGGTGGAAAACATCCACCGGCACATCGAAGAAGGCAAGACGCCGTTCGATGCTGCCCTGGAAGGCGCCCGCGAGATCGCCATGCCGGTGGTGTCGATGACCATCACCCTGGCGGCGGTGTACGCGCCGATCGGTTTTCTCACCGGGCTGACCGGAGCGTTGTTCAAGGAGTTCGCCCTGACCCTAGCCGGTGCGGTGGTGATTTCCGGCGTCGTCGCCCTGACCCTGTCGCCGATGATGTGCGCGTTTCTGCTGCGCCACGAAGAGAATCCCAGCGGACTGGCCCATCGTCTCGACCGGGTTTTCGAAGGCCTCAAGCGTCGTTATCAGAGCATGCTGCACGGCACGCTCAATACCCGGCCGGTGGTGCTGGTGTTCGCGGTGATCGTGCTGTGCCTGATTCCGGTGTTCCTCAAGTTCACCAAGTCGGAACTGGCGCCGGACGAGGACCAGGGCATCATTTTCATGATGGCCAGCGCGCCGCAGCCGACCAACCTCGACTACCTGAGCACCTACACCGACCAATTCATCACCATCTTCAAAGAGTTTCCCGAGTACTACTCTTCGTTCCAGATCAACGGCTACAACGGCGTGCAGGCCGGTATCGGCGGTTTCCTGCTCAAGCCATGGAACGAGCGCAGCCGCACGCAGATGGAAATCCTCCCCGAGGTGCAGAGCAAACTGGAGAGCATTCCCGGCTTGCAGATCTTCGGCTTCAACCTGCCCTCCCTGCCCGGCACCGGTGAAGGGTTGCCGTTCGAATTCGTGGTCAACACCGCCAATGACTACGAGTTGCTGCTGCAAGTTGCCGAGCGCATCGAGAAGCGCGCCATGGAGTCGGGCAAGTTCGCCTTCGTCGACCTCGATCTGGCGTTCGACAAACCGGAGGTGGTGGTCGATATCGACCGCGACAAGGCTGCGCAGATGGGCGTATCCATGCTCGATCTGGGCGGCACGCTGGCGACCTTGCTTGGCGAGGCGGAGATCAACCGCTTCACCATCGACGGGCGCAGCTACAAGGTCATCGCCCAGGTCGAACGGGCCTACCGCGACAACCCGGACTGGCTGAACAACTACTACGTGAAAAACACTCAGGGCGAATTGTTGCCACTGTCGACCTTGATCAAGGTCAGCGACCGCGCACGACCGCGCCAGCTCAACCAGTTCCAGCAGCTCAACGCGGCGAAGATTTCCGGTTTCCCGCTGGTGAGCATGGGCGAAGCCATCGATACCGTGCTGCAGATCGCCCGTGAAGAAGCACCGGCCGGGTTTGCCTTTGACTACGGTGGCGCCTCGCGCCAGTACGTGCAGGAAGGCAGTGCCTTGTGGGTCACGTTCGCCCTGGCGCTAGCGATCATCTTTCTGGTGCTGGCCGCCCAGTTCGAAAGCTTCCGCGATCCGCTGGTGATTCTGGTGACGGTGCCGCTGTCGATTTGCGGCGCGCTGATTCCGCTGTTCCTTGGCTGGTCGAGCATGAACATCTACACCCAGGTCGGGCTGGTGACGCTGATCGGCCTGATCAGCAAACACGGCATCCTGATCGTCGAGTTCGCCAACCAGTTGCGCAAGGACAAGGGCCTGACTCCCCGCGAAGCCGTGGAAGAAGCGGCGGCGATTCGCTTGCGTCCGGTGCTGATGACCACGGCGGCGATGGTGTTCGGCATGGTGCCGCTGATTCTGGCGACAGGGGCGGGAGCGGTCAGCCGGTTTGATATCGGCATGGTGATCGCCACGGGGATGTCGATTGGCACGTTGTTTACGTTGTTCGTGCTGCCGTGTGTCTACACCTTCCTGGCGAAACCGGATCCCAAACCCACCACATAGCTCCTTGTAGGAGTGAGCCTGCTCGCGATAGCGGTATGTCAGTTTCCATAATGTTGACTGACACACCGTTATCGCGAGCAGGCTCACTCCTACAGGGGGAGCGGTGTGTAAAAAAAAGGCCTCGCATTTGCGAGGCCTTTTATTTGGGCTTCATTCGTTTCAACTGGCTGGCCTCATTCCTTGGGACAGTCCGAACATGAACAACAACAAATCATGATCGGGCTGGGTCGCCACGGAGGCCTTGGCCACCCGTGGAACCGAACAGAAAGCGTCGTTCCCGGACGCTCCTATGACCTGCATGCGCGGCTGCTCCCAGGCAGCCACCGCCAGTGAAGCAACTGCCAAGGCCCCAACCAGGAACAAACCTCGTGCAATTTCGAGTTTCATCGCTATAAACCTTTGATAGCGCTGCCAAACGCCGTCTCATAAAAGTAGACGAGTTTTTTCCAGTCGGCATCGCGGAACGACGAATGGCGACGCAGCTGCTTCATGTCATGCTGCGCGGCGCGATAGGCGGTCAGGCGCTGGCGGCACTTCTCCAGATCGATCAGCGCCACTTCAACCTGCGCCGCTTCGCCTTCACCGATCACCCGCACGAACACGTGCTTGATGTAGATGCAGCTGTGCTGCCAGCGGCCCTTGTGCATGCGCGCCAGGTTCTCGGCGAGGTCCTTGAGGACACGCTCGTAAACCACGTCGCCACACTGATCGCGGCCACCAGCAGCGGCCAGCCAGTGTTCCAGTTCCTGAAAGCCGTCGAGTGATCTGGTGACAAGCAGGGCCCGCCACTTGTGCTGCGGATCCGGTTGAGCGCCGCAAAAAACGATCTGCGGAACCCGCACACCGAGCTTGCTCACGCCGGTCAGTGCATCGAGTTC
Protein-coding sequences here:
- a CDS encoding DUF1513 domain-containing protein is translated as MLRRQVLTLGSALLGAVTLGGWTLFKRKDQSPLLLSARDDSDGKHYAVGYRLDGTRVFATHVGQRCHDIINHPTQPLALFVARRPGTESYLIDLRDGKLLQTVTSQPNRHFYGHAVVHKDGEYLYATENDTTDPGRGLLGVYKFEGERLVHTGEISTHGLGPHQVSWMPDGETLVVANGGIRTEAESRVDMNLNAMEPSLVLMQRDGTLLSKETLAQQMNSVRHLGIASDGTIVAGQQFMGPSHERSELLAIKRPGQPFVAFPVAEQQLQAMGHYTASVAVHSDLRLVALTAPRGNRFFIWDLDSGELRLDAPLPDCAGVGAVKDGFVVTSGQGRCRYYDCRQEQLLAKPLELPAGLWDNHLHLMA
- a CDS encoding multidrug efflux RND transporter permease subunit — encoded protein: MAFTDPFIRRPVLATVVSLLIVLLGFQAWSKLPLRQYPQMENALITVTTAYPGANAETIQGYITQPMQQSLASAEGIDYMTSVSRQNFSVISIYARIGANTDRLFTELLAKANEVKNKLPQDAEDPVLSKESADASALMYISFFSKDLSNPQITDYLSRVIQPKLATLPGMAEAEILGNQVFAMRLWLDPVKLAGFGLSAADVTAAVRQYNFLSAAGEVKGEYTVTSINANTELKSAEAFAAIPLKVDGDSRVLLRDVARVEMGAENYDSISSFGGTPSVYIGIKATPGANPLDVIREVRKLMPELEAQLPPNLKSEIAYDATLFIQASIDEVVKTLFEAVLIVIVVVFLFLGALRSVVIPVVTIPLSMIGVMFFMQMMGYSMNLLTLLAMVLAIGLVVDDAIVVVENIHRHIEEGKTPFDAALEGAREIAMPVVSMTITLAAVYAPIGFLTGLTGALFKEFALTLAGAVVISGVVALTLSPMMCAFLLRHEENPSGLAHRLDRVFEGLKRRYQSMLHGTLNTRPVVLVFAVIVLCLIPVFLKFTKSELAPDEDQGIIFMMASAPQPTNLDYLSTYTDQFITIFKEFPEYYSSFQINGYNGVQAGIGGFLLKPWNERSRTQMEILPEVQSKLESIPGLQIFGFNLPSLPGTGEGLPFEFVVNTANDYELLLQVAERIEKRAMESGKFAFVDLDLAFDKPEVVVDIDRDKAAQMGVSMLDLGGTLATLLGEAEINRFTIDGRSYKVIAQVERAYRDNPDWLNNYYVKNTQGELLPLSTLIKVSDRARPRQLNQFQQLNAAKISGFPLVSMGEAIDTVLQIAREEAPAGFAFDYGGASRQYVQEGSALWVTFALALAIIFLVLAAQFESFRDPLVILVTVPLSICGALIPLFLGWSSMNIYTQVGLVTLIGLISKHGILIVEFANQLRKDKGLTPREAVEEAAAIRLRPVLMTTAAMVFGMVPLILATGAGAVSRFDIGMVIATGMSIGTLFTLFVLPCVYTFLAKPDPKPTT
- a CDS encoding lipopolysaccharide kinase InaA family protein, which codes for MAVQAAVGAGIAPQDGFDYYWAQRGEWVEEPNVRRGGESGVQRIVGRDGQLLYAKRQTGHIYRSWLHPFGRPTVLRELDALTGVSKLGVRVPQIVFCGAQPDPQHKWRALLVTRSLDGFQELEHWLAAAGGRDQCGDVVYERVLKDLAENLARMHKGRWQHSCIYIKHVFVRVIGEGEAAQVEVALIDLEKCRQRLTAYRAAQHDMKQLRRHSSFRDADWKKLVYFYETAFGSAIKGL
- a CDS encoding imelysin family protein; the encoded protein is MFRPKLLFTSLAALALGACSPQDPQAVTSAAIAKSVILPTYTRWVEADRQLAVSALAYCQGKESLETARADFLHAQKAWAELQPLLIGPLAEGNRSWQVQFWPDKKNLVGRQVEQLVVAQPQIDAAALAKSSVVVQGLSAYEYILFDAKPDVANDAQKAKYCPLLIAIGERQKQLAEEILQGWNNTDGMLAQMSKFPNQRYADSHEAIADLLRVQVTALDTLKKKLGTPMGRQSKGVPQPFQADAWRSQSSLTALEASLAAAKTVWEGVDNKGLRGLLPAEQKPLADKIDAAYAASLKLFDSTQRSLGEMLEDDAGRQQLNDIYDSLNVVHRLHEGELAKALGIQLGFNANDGD
- a CDS encoding efflux RND transporter periplasmic adaptor subunit yields the protein MLRRRMLIMLGVVLLLVLVLGGYKAFSIYTMIQGFSKPKPPISVAVATAGEQPWQMRLPTVGSLKALQGVDLSLEVAGTVTELKFESGQKVKAGQPLLQLDSAVETALLETARADLGLAQLDFGRGAQLVDSRAISKGEYDRLSAVLQKNKATVNQLNASLAKKRILAPFSGTIGIRQVDVGDYLASGTKIATLQDLSSLYADFYVPEQAVPKLAIGQPVQFTVAAYPGQNFTGKISAINPIVESTTRNILVRATLANPDGKLLPGMFASLEVLLPDPQKHIVVPESAITYTLYGNSVYVVGQKKAEDGSVAKDDNGQPLLIAERRFVETGERRDGLVMINKGVQSGEQVVTAGQIKLDNGAHIAISDDKTLGEQNSPPRAD